Proteins co-encoded in one Setaria viridis chromosome 9, Setaria_viridis_v4.0, whole genome shotgun sequence genomic window:
- the LOC117839400 gene encoding phototropic-responsive NPH3 family protein NPY2: MVSKDVIGEAIKAYTYKKLPSLRKVSMIHGDAKVRAMLVTITCLLPSEKGSVSCSFLLKLLKATNLLKFGEMCRKELMKRIAQQLEEASVSDLLIPTVDGDTTVYDIDLILSIVEEFVRQDSKHAQKHNGGEVNDHVSAPSASMITVAKIVDGYLAEVAKDPNIPVYKFFSLAETVSGNSRPVHDGLYRAIDMYLKEHPSLGKSDKKRLCALMDCKKLSPDACAHAVHNERLPLMIVMQVLYHEQTRASAAATIRADSIGIALQQEGVLTT; encoded by the exons ATGGTGTCCAAGGATGTTATTGGTGAGGCAATCAAAGCCTATACTTACAAGAAACTTCCATCGTTGAGAAAGGTATCAATGATCCATGGTGATGCAAAGGTTCGGGCAATGCTAGTTACCATCACATGCCTGTTGCCATCTGAGAAAGGTTCAGTCTCATGCAGCTTCCTCTTAAAGCTACTGAAGGCAACAAATCTGCTAAAGTTTGGAGAGATGTGCAGGAAAGAGCTTATGAAGCGTATTGCCCAACAACTGGAAGAAGCATCAGTGTCTGATCTTCTGATCCCTACAGTGGACGGTGATACCACTGTTTATGACATTGACCTGATTCTTAGCATTGTTGAGGAATTTGTCAGACAAGATTCTAAGCATGCCCAGAAGCATAATGGTGGGGAAGTGAATGATCATGTTTCAGCTCCTAGTGCATCAATGATTACGGTGGCCAAAATTGTCGATGGATATCTTGCAGAGGTTGCAAAGGACCCAAACATACCTGTTTATAAGTTTTTCAGTCTAGCTGAGACAGTTTCAGGCAATTCAAGGCCAGTTCATGATGGGCTATACCGTGCCATTGATATGTATCTGAAG GAGCACCCAAGCTTGGGCAAGAGCGATAAGAAGAGGCTCTGCGCCCTCATGGACTGCAAGAAGTTGTCGCCTGATGCATGTGCTCATGCTGTGCACAACGAGCGCCTACCTCTGATGATTGTGATGCAGGTTCTATACCACGAGCAGACAAGGGCTTCTGCAGCAGCCACCATCCGAGCTGACAGCATCGGCATTGCACTacaacaggaaggagtattaaCGACCTGA